In the Pan paniscus chromosome 19, NHGRI_mPanPan1-v2.0_pri, whole genome shotgun sequence genome, gagacggggtttcaccatgttggccaggctggtctcaaactcctgacgtcaggtgatctgcctgcctcggcctctcaaagtgctgggattacaagcgtgagccaccacacctggccctaattttttaaaataaggcttCAGAGACTTGCTTGGCCCTTCCCTCTCTTCCGCCATGTGAAAACACAAcaagaaggcaccatcttggaaacagagagcaagccctcactagacactgagtctgctggtgccttgatcttaaaTTTCCCGGAttctagaactgtgaaaaataaatttctgttttttataaattatccaatctcaggtaCTTTGTTATAGAGCACAAATGGACCAAGacattcaattaaaataaattttaggctgggtacagtggttcatgcctgtaatcccagtgcttggggaggctgaggcaggaggatctcttgatgctgggagttcgagaccagcctgggcaacatgatgagatccCCCCCACCATCTCcaaaaacacttttttcttttttttgagacagagtcttgctctgttgcccaggctggagtgcagtggtacaatatcggttcactgcaacctccacctcctgggttcaagtgattcttgtgcctcagccttccgagtagctgaaattacaggcacccgccaccatgcccagctaattttttttgttttgttttgttttgttttgagacggagtttcactcttgttgcccaggctggagtgcaatggcacgatctcggctcaccgcaaactccacctcccaggttcaatcgattctcctgcctcagcctccctaatagcttggattacaggcatgtgccactgcacctggctaattttgtatttttagtagagatggggtttctccatgttggtcaggctggtctcaaactcccgacctcaggtgatccgcccaccttggcctcccaaagtgctgggattacaggcatgagccaccacgcccggcctcatgaccagataatttttgtatttttattagagacagggtattgccatgttaggcaggctggtctcaaactcctgacctcaagtgatccacctgcctcggcctcccaaaatgctgggattacagccatgagccaccgcacctggcccaaaaaacgttttgtaaataaaaattagccgggcatggtggcacatccctgtagtcctagctactcaggaggctgaggcaggaggattgcttaagccaaggagtttgaggctgcaatgagccatgatcatgccactgcactccagcctgggtgacagggcaagagtctctctctaaaaaaaaattatagtaataaaatttaaagatcaGAATTTATAAAAACATCTGGATTGGCAGCATCTTTTGAAAAAATCAGAAGCTCTAGCAAATATTCTATTTAAGGTTTTTGGTTGTATACAACAGAAATCAACCCTGGTTAACTTAAGCAGAAAAGGAAGGATATGAAATAACTTACAGAAAGCTGAAGAACAGGCTTAGAGGAGTAAGAACCAAGGGAGGCTAAGCAGCCAGAGCTACAACCCTAGTCATGCCACATGAGTTTTCTGGGAGAAAAACCCTGTGCTGTCCCCCCTAGACAATGGCCCTGTCACCTCTGCTGCAGGATGCAGGATCCTGCATGGACTAGAGTGATTCCAATATTCCCTTAATTCTTTGCACTTAATGAAAAGGATACAAAGTCGCAGgtgaacaatctttttttttttgagatggagttttgctcttgttgcccaggctggagtgcaacggcacaatctcggctcactgcaacctccccctcccagattcaagtgattctcctgcctcaccctcccgagtagctgggattacaggcatgcatgaccacgcccagctaattttgtatttttagtagagacagggtttctccatgttggtcaggctggtctcgaacttccaacctcaagtgatccgcccaccttggcctcccaaagtattgggattacaggcatgagccaccgtgccctgccgcAGGTGAATAATCTTAGTCATATGTTGGCACTCTGGCTGCCTGAGAGCGGTCCCAGGTGTGTCTTCCCCTCCTGCACCTTCTATAATTGGAAGCGACTCCACTTCCCAGTTATGTTGACATTCTCCCCAAATAGGAAAACCATATGAATGCTGAGCAGCTCCAAATGACAAATGTTCCTCACAGCAATAACCCATGGAGCTGAGTTGCACCTTCCCCTGTTACATAAGGCAGTTTTCCGGGATATCCCAATCCCACTTGTCtcccaaaattaaaatgaaattccaGTTGCCATTTCTAATTATGCCCTCCTATTGTAAGATATTTTTTATACCAAAATGTAATGGTAATAAAATATGtccacaggccaggcgtggtggctcatgcttgtaatctcagcactttgggaggccaaggcgggtggatcacttgaggtcgggagttcaagaccagcctggccaacattgtgaaaccccgtctctactaaaaatacaaaaattagccaggcatggtagtgggcgcttgcagtcccagctacttgggaggctgaagcagaaaaattgctggaacccatgaggtcgaggttgcagtgagccaagatcacaccatcgcactccagcctgggcgacaagagagaaactccgtctcaacagaaaaaaaaaaaaaaaaagaagaaggaaatcctgtcatttacaacaagatggatgaacctggatggcattatgttaagtgaaataagccaggcacagaaagacaaatactgcatgatctcacttacatgtagaATCTAAATTAGTCAAACACATAGAAGCAAAGAGTATTATGGTgtttgccagggactgggggaggATGTGACTgaggagatattggtcaaagacTATAAgattgccgggtgtggtggctcacgcctgtaatcccaacactttgggaggctgaggtggatggatcacctgaggtcagaggttcaagaccagcctgaccaagatggtgaaaccccgtctctactaaaaatacaaaaaatcagccgggcatggtggcacacacctgtaatcccagctactcgggaggctgaggcaggagaattgcttgaacccgggaggcagagattgcagtgacctaagatctcaccattgcactccagcctgggcaatgagagtgaaactcagtctcaaaaaaaaaaaaaaatgccggacgcggtggctcacacctgtaatcccagcactttgggaggccgaggcaggtggatcacgaggtcaggagatcgagactatcctggtgaacacggtgaaaccccgtctctactaaaaacacaaaaaaattagccaggcgtggtggtgggcacctgtagtcccagctactcgggaggctgaggcaggagaatggcgtgaggttgcagtgagccgagatcgcgccactgcactccagcctgggagacagcgagactccatctcaaaaaaaaaaaaaaaaaaaaaactataagatTTTAATTAGGAGGAATGAGTTCAAGAgacctattgtacaacatggtgactatagtcaataacaatGTATTGCATTTTGAAAAACGTTGAGATAGTaggttttaagtgttctcaccacaaaaaatagtATGTGAGGGAATGCATACATTAATTAGTTCAACtcagccattccacaatgtaaacctatttcaaaacatcatgttgtatatgataaaataatttttaaaagtttttaaaaattttttaaataattttgacaaATTATTCAGCTAAGCTGCTTTCACATTCCTGGCCTTCAGATAtgatgtgagataataaatatttattattttaagccactaaatgtgGGGTAATTTGTTATCCAGCAATAAATAGCTAATACACCAGATCTTTatcaaaagggaaaaattataTACAGACTGTGAGAGTGGCCCCCTTTATTTATGTTACCCACCTAACCCCTGTATGCATTTGAGTTTGTGACCCCTACAAAATCACTAAGTCAGTTTCTCTAATTACATTATACATACGTGTGTTTGTACCTAAGGCAGAGACCATGACATTCCTTTATTTGGTGTCCCTTCCTCCAGGATGACTAGTTCAGTAAGTCCCCCAGTAAATCCTTGTTAGCTACTGGGGAGAGGATTAAAGTGGGATACAGAGTAGAGATTTGTGGAATGTCTGTTGTGCCTAATTTTCAAGCCCTTGTATTATGTTCCTTGCTCAGAATCTTTGCTTTGTTAGGAATCTTTCCTGGGTTAGGAATGATACAATTGCTGATCTGGTGTGGTAAGAACAAGAATCTCAGAAGGGGCTCATATTAAATAGaagtcagctgggcgtggtggctcacacctgtaatcccagcactttggaggctgaggcgggccgatcacctgaggcgggcagatcaggattCAAGActagccagaccaacatggagaaaccccatctctgctaaaaatacaaaattagccggcatggtggtgcatgcctgtaatcccagttactagggaggctgaggcaggagaatcgcttgaacctgagaggcagaggttgcggtgagccaagatggtaccattgcactctagcctgggcaacaagagcataactccgtctcaataaataaataaataaataaagtcgaTCATATACATTAGGTTGAACCATATAAAATTGCCACATTTAACTACTAACACAACATATATGGTTCAatctgcagtggcgcaatcacggctcactgcaacctccatcttccaggttcaagcgattctcatgcctcagccacccaggtagctgagactacaggcatgcaccaccacacccggctaatttttgtatctttagtagagacggagtttcaccatgttggccaggctggtctcgaactcctgacctcaagtgatccgcccacctcgttttcccaaagtgctgggattacaggcatgagccacctcacgcGGCCCAacctaatacatatatttttaacataccTGATCCACTCACAATTTCTCcctgtgagaggtgacagcgtgctggcagtcctcacagccctcctcgctcttggcgcctcctctgcctgggctcccactttggcggcacttgaggagcccttcagcccaccgctgcactgtgggagcccctttccgggctggccgaggccggaggcCGCTCCCTCAGctggcagggaggtgtggagggagaggcgcgagcgggaacccgagctgcgcgcggcgcttgcgggccagctggagttccgggtgggcgtgggcttggcgggccctgcactcggagcagccggccgaccctgccggccccgggcaatgaggggcttagcacccgggccagcggctgcggagggtgtactgagtcccccagcagtgccagcccaccggcgctgagctccatttctcgccgggccttagctgccttcccgcggggcagtgctcgggacctgcagcccgccatgcctgagcctcccacccactccgtgggctcctgtgcgacCCAAGCCTCCCTGATGAGCGCcaaccccctgctccacagcgcccagtcccatcaaccacccaagggctgaggagtgcgggcgcacggcgcgggactggcaggcagctccacttgcagccccggtgtgggatccactgggtgaagccagctgggctcctgagtctggtggggacttggagaacctttatgtctagctaagggattgtaaatacaccaattggcactctgtatctagctcaaggtttgtaaacacaccgatcagcaccctgtgtctagctcagggtttgtgaatgcaccaatcaacactctgtatctagctactctggtggggacgtggagaacctttgtgtctagctcagggattgtaaacgcaccaatcagcgccctatcaaaacagaccactgggctctaccaatcagcaggatgtatTGTGGTTTCATCTGGAGGGATAGACATGACCAAGGTCAGCTATGGATGCTCTCCTAGGAGGCTGGCCTCTCTGGGCAACATGTCCAAAGCCTGATGGGCATTGCCAGCATTCCCCAAGCTAACTTTAAAACCCAAATATGCAACTTACCTTTTGGTCTTAGGACCTAACCCTAATGCTTTCCTTTGTTGCCATGTTTTATTCCTGCTGTTACATGGTGGAGGGTGTGGGAGGCTTGGGTGGAAAGCTATAGCAGCCTGAggggatggtggtagtggtggtttcCAGGGCACAGGCTCTATGCGCTCTGTCATCGGAGCTGGACACAGAGGGTGGGACTGCTGCCCAGGACACACACCTGGGCTGACCACTTGTGCTGTGGTGCTCCTTGTTTAACCTGCCTCTTATCTTTGAGCCATTTGGCTTTTGAATCCTTCACTATGCTTAAGCCAACAAGTTGGCAAGTGATATCTGTCTCCTAATCAGCTCTACCTCCTCCACCCACTAACTAGCAAATGTTGGGTCAGGGGTAACAAAGTAAAAAGAGGTTTAGCTCTCCAGAGGCGTTTGCCCATGTACAAGTATGTTCTGGTAGAGGTTGGGCAGGTTTAGGCACTAACGggtgccaaaaggctcctgggCAGGAAGAACTGGAAAACAAActtgttctttctcccttcctctccctcctcctctagCTTGCCTCAACAACAGCCAGATATGAGAAAGAAGAGACGGACAATTTATTCCACATCACTCAAGCTCAATCAAGGCAGGGAGAAAGCAGAGGAGTGCAAAATCCTCCCTTTCTCATTCCTTGCAATGATGAGGACCAACCTATTCAAGGGCTGGGGGAGGATGAGGAGATGGGGTCAGATGAATGGACAGAACTTGGTGCCAGGAGTTCAGAAAAGATTACACGTGTGTATCCTTCTGCTCAGGATCCAGGACTCCCTCCTGGGTGATGGGGGTGTCTGTGATCGTCTGTGCCCTTGGAGATTCTTCTACTAAGCCAAAACTGCTGCTGCAGGACACGGCACCACTGGGGTGGCTCAGAATCAGACTCCAGAAACTTTTATGGTTGAAGTAGCAAAGGATCGCTGGGAAAGGACAGGGACAGGGGAGAGGAAAGTTGTGACTGGGAGGTTAAGTGACAAGTAGGGTGAGACCAAAGGGAAGATAAGACCCTAAAAATCTAGCCCTGGGGATTGCCAGCCTCTTCCCTCCACACTTTCCCTGCCCTACCCTACTCATGTCGCTTCCTTCCCCCAGGGCCCTCTGGCCACTCACCGCAGGTGAAGTATAGGATAAGCACCAGCCAACCAATGAAATAGCTCCAGCCGATGGGGATGGATACATTCCTTTCCAACTCGAAGATCCAGATGTTAATGGGGAATAGCATGAGGGTGGAGAAGATGAAGGTCACTAGgagacaggaggcagagggtCTCATTGTCATACAAGAGTCCCACAGGAGGTTCTTCCTCATCTGCTAGGCTGCAGCCACAAACCACATCACCACGCACAGAGTGACTGGCCCTGAGGTTCCAGGAGTCAACCCCTGCATTTCTACCTCTCCTGTGACCAAGAAATGATGTAACTCGATTCTCGGTTCTGTTCTCCCACCACCCACAAAACCCCCATACCACCCCCAAAGAAGAGGGAGAAGTGCCCAGGAAGATGGGGGTTAGGAAAACAAAGGACCTTTCCAGAGGTAGGAGGCACCTTCACAGAAGCTCAAGATGGTCCCGACCAAGCCCACAAAGGGCAATTTCTGAACAGCAGGCAGGTAGGGCAGGTGCAACCAGATGGTGAGGACGAGGCCCAGCCCCAGGGTCAGGTTGAAGCTTAACTTAGCCACCTTAAACATGGGCTGATTTGTCCACAGCTTAAAACTGCCTGGGGAAAATGACAAACAAACAAGATCAACTAAGGATTTACAAAAGATGAAACATAATCAAATGAGCAAATACAAGAAAATGTactgccaggcgcggtgactcatgcctgtaatcctagcacattgggaggccgaggcaggggatcacaaggtcaggagttcaagaccagcctggccaacatagcgaaaccccgtctctactaaaaatacaaaaattagctgggcatggtggtgcgtgcctgtagtcccagctactccggaggctgaggcaggagaatcgcttgaacctgggaggcggaggttgtggtgagccactgtactccaacctgggcaacagagcgagacgccgcctgcaaaaaacaaaaaacaaaagagacagaaagaaaatgtacagacccattaataatcagagaaatgcacgtttgaaataaaatgaaatattgctTTCACTTCTTAAACAATCCGAGATCCTTGATATGGATATTGTTTGATAACCTCAACCACATGCAAATGAATACCTCAACAGAAAAAATGGACAGAGGACTTAAACTGCAATTCTCCAAAGAAGGAGTACAAATGTCTGATAAACATATAAAGCTCAACACAAAGAATTGCTAATTAAATGTGATTTGTGAAAAACCATcaaggccgagcacggtggctcacacctgtaatcccaccactttgggaagctgaggtgggaggatctcttgagcctgagggtttgagagcagcctggacaacatagggaggccctgtctctttaaaaatatacaactggggtcgggtgcggtggctcacccctgtaatcctagcactttgggaggccgaggtgggcaggtcacttgagatcaggagttcgagaccagcctggccaacatggtgaaaccccatcgctactaaaaatataaaaattagctgggcatggtggcatgcgcctgtaatcccagctgctgggaagctgagacaagagaatcgcttcatcccaggaggccgaggttgcagtgagctgagatcacaccactgcatcccagcctgggggacagagtgagactccgtcccaaaaaaaaaaaaaaaaaaagtatatatatatatatatagagagagagagagagagagagagagagagagagagacacacacacacacttggctgggtgcggtggctcacacgtgtaatcccagcactttgagaggctgaggtgggcatatcacgaggtcaggagatcgagaccatcctgaccaacatggtgaaaccccatctctacatacatatatataaactgtCAAATTAGCAAAGATCAAAATAAGATTGATAACACCTAGTATAGGAGAGTATGTAGAGAAAAGAGGTCCTCTCATACGCTCCTGGTGGGCAGCATTTGTGGTGAATGATCTGGTACAAAAGATCCAGAAAATCTACATTCTTTGACCCTACAATGCTTCTTGGAATTTATGTTAAGGAATAATCAGAGATCTGCAGCAAAATCTCGGTACAGGAATCTTCTTTGCAGAGATATTAATATGTcggctgggtgtgctggctcacgcctgtaatcccagtactttgagaggctgaggtgggcggatcacttgaggtcaggagtttgaaaccagcctgggcaacatggtaaaaaccccgtctctactaaaaatacaaaaattagccaggtgtagtggcacctgtctgtagtctcagctactggggaggctgaggtggaaggatcacttgagcccaggaagcaggggttgcagtgagccgagatcatgccactgcacaccaacctgggcaacagagcaagactccgtctcaaaaaaaaaaaaaatgtccaataTGTCCAATAAGCTCCTTGATTTAcaagatatttataaaataaattatactatcCCCATACATTGTGTTATTGTGTGTTCATTTAAAATGGTGATAGGTGATagactgggcacaatggctcacaccagtaatcccaacactttgggaggtggaggcaggagaatcacttgagcccaggagttggagaccagcccgggcaacagagggagaccctggtctctacaaattaaaaaaaaaaaaagtagccaggcatggtggcatctgtggtgccagctactcgggagcttcaaggtgggaggatcacttgggcccaggagtttgaggctgcagtgcaataaactacaatcacaccactgcagtccatcctgggtgacggagtgagacactgtctcaaaataaaaataaaaatagatgcttGTCTCTGAATAGAATGTCTCTGGAAAGAAACAGGAGAAACTAGGGAGGGAGACTGGATACTAAGAGATAACAGACTCACTTCAGTATACAatcttttgtattctttgaaTTTTCACTGTTTATACACACCTAatcctaattaaataaattttaaaaatcagtgatgtttggccggatgcggtggctcacgcctgtaatcccagcactttgggaggccgaggcaggcggatcatctgaggtcaggagttcaaaaccagcctggccaacatggtgaaactccgtctctactaaaaatacaaaaattagctgggcatggtgacgcacacctgtcctcccagctacttgggaggctgaggcaggagaatcgcttgaacccgggaggcagaggttgcagtgagctgagaccgcaactgcattccagcctgggcaacagagcaagactccgtctcaaataaataaataaataaataaataaataaaaacaaaaagcctggCTGTCTTTGAGTAACTCCGTAGAGCAAGGCGCCTATGTGAGTTTTAGAGCCAGGCACACCTGAGTTGCAATTCCAAACCTGCCATTATTAGGTTGATCCATGTGAAATGCTCCTTTTGTAGGTGAAAAGCAGTCAAATATTAGCATGTCATTTGGTTCAATCTAAATAGCTCTATGACCCTGAGCAAggtacttaatctctctgagtcccaattttctcatctctaaaatagggATAATTATCCCTATCCCTTAGGGTTGACTAAGGACTAAATTGAACAAATGGAGTAAGTGTACAATAAAGGATAGCTTTTGTTTCCCCAAATTTATTATAATAAGGacataatattttcataatgctTTCATAATTCATTATATGAATACTTTCATATTCATATGATAAGGACATAATACTTTCAGAAAATAatagctgtgtgattttttttcatgctaAGGagagtgaaaaaatggaaataagggTCAAAAGCTCTGGTTTTCCCCAGGAGCAGAGAAAGAACTCCAAATTCCTGAGGGGTGAGGGAACAGCATAACCAGAGACTAACAACAataagagccaggtgtggtggccacgGCCTGTAGTCTGAGCTTCTCCAGAAgttaaagcaggaggatcccttgagcctggaagttcgaggctgcagtgagctatgattgcaccactgtactccagcctgggtgacagagtgagaccttgtctctaaaaaaatcagcgaaacaaacagaaaaaaacaaggatgAGGAATGAAGCAGCTGCAAGAATTCAGGGAAAGAAGGAACACAGAAGCCAGAtgtggaaaaaggaaaatgatccaGAAAAGCAAGgcctgaggcagaaggaaaggagaatgtgTGCGATCAGGGCCTGAGAGGGGACATTGCAAGGAGTCCTCTCAAAGCTCTGGGTACACAAGACTAAGGAAACCCCCGTCTCACTGCGGCTCTTGTCCCTGGTAAATTAGGCGATTAATGAATGATTCTCTTGTGCTGAGTCCATGCCCctcgtaactttttttttttttttttttgagacagagttttactcttgttgcccaggctggagtgcaatggtgcggtctcggctcaccgcaacctccatctcccgggttcaagcaattctcctgtctcagtctccagagtagctgggattacaggcatgtgccaccatgcctggctaattttttgtatttttagtagagacagggtttcactatgttagccaggatggtctcgatctcccgacctcaggtgatctgcctgctttggcctcccaaagtgctgggattacaggcgtgagacgcagtgcccagcctgattttttttttttttttttttttttgagacaggagtctcactaaattgcccaggctggacacaAATTCTTGggcctaagcaatcctcccacctcagcctcctggatagctgagactacaggtgtgcagcaccatgcccaaCTCTCTCACAGCATTCTTAGAAGCACAGATTTGGCTCTGGGTTTTATCAAAAGCAGTGACATTTTCCATTGCACCAATCAAATCTATTTAGCCAGGCTACAGGATAAGAAATGATCATCAGAGGTCTCAGTGCCAGTGGAACCATCTTGCAGGCCAAAAAGTAAAGATGACCAGAGAGAGGGAACAAGAATACATCCAGGGTGCAGATacagaggccaagacaggctgGCGGCCTGGGCTGGGATGGGGGGTGGAGGGGCTCACCTTTCCCATTCTCTAAGTCagaacagctcctggatttgcaGAAGTGCAGGAGCCCCATGGACATAACGTGGGCTGATGTGTGGATTCTGTTGCTGACATCCACAGGCCAGCGCTGGTAGAAGCGGCTCCTAGAGAGGTCCAGCCATTTCTTGGAGAAGGCCATGACCAATAGTAGGATAAAGGCAACCAGGCTGAGCTCAGAGGCCAACACCTGGGCCATCCAGCGGAAGCTGTGTGTGATTCTCCATTGAAAGGGCAGCGGAGAGTTCCGGCGCTGGCCCAAGGACCTGTTACTACTGAGGGAGAGGGTGGAGGACAGCAGTCTCCCATCTTGTCCCAGCTCACCTGTGCCCCATCCTGCCTCCccactcttcctttcctttccaggtCTCTGATGTTggtctctttctccttctgaCCTGGGGAACTCATTCCCAGAGTACTCTGCATCCATCTTGAGCACCACTTCACCCCCTGTCTCCCCCTTCCCTCACCAGGCTCGATCGTCTCTTCTCATCTTTTGGATATTTTCATCAGCTACCACCATGCAGCCTGAGGTCtgagaaagaatgaggaagtcTAATAAGAGACCTCGATCAAATCAGAGACTCTTGATCCAAGAGAAGGCCCCAACCCATTCAGCAGGCCAGGTCCCCTAACTGCCACGGAATTTTCCTGGGGCACagtgagatgggggaggggagccaagtcttcagcaattttttttttttttttagagagacagggtctccctctattgcccaggctgggatgcagtggcacaacctaggctcactgcaaccttgaactcctgggttcaagtgatcctcccacctcagcctcctgagtagctgggattacaggattgtgccagcatgcctggctaatttttcaattgtttgtagagatggggtcttgatatgttacccagcctggtctcaaactcctggcctctgccaggcacggtggctcacgcctgtaatccccgcactttgggaggccgaggtgggtggatcacctgaggtcgggagttcgagaccatcctgaccaacatggagaaaccccatctctactaaaaatacaaaattagctgggcatggtagcacatgcctgtagtcccagctactcgggaggctgaggcaggagaattgcttgaacccgggaggcggaggttgcagtgagccgagatcgcgccattgcactccagcctgggcaacaagagtgaaactcagcctcaaaaaaaaaaaactcctggcctcatgagatcctccccacttggcctcccaaagcattgggattacaggtgtgagccaccttgcctggcctgtgGCTCCAGCTCTAACTCTTTCTGGAAATCCTGTTTCTCAGGCCACAGCTCAGAACTGTGGATCTGACACCTCCCTCCAGCTTCTGCCTCCCTTTACATATGAGCAATGGTATGTGAGAGGCCCTCCTGTGGTCTGCATATGGTTAATTTGTCTTCACCAAACCTCATGCTGAAA is a window encoding:
- the ODF4 gene encoding outer dense fiber protein 4 isoform X2, with the translated sequence MDAEYSGNEFPRSEGERDQHQRPGKERKSGEAGWGTGELGQDGRLLSSTLSLSSNRSLGQRRNSPLPFQWRITHSFRWMAQVLASELSLVAFILLLVMAFSKKWLDLSRSRFYQRWPVDVSNRIHTSAHVMSMGLLHFCKSRSCSDLENGKGSFKLWTNQPMFKVAKLSFNLTLGLGLVLTIWLHLPYLPAVQKLPFVGLVGTILSFCEVTFIFSTLMLFPINIWIFELERNVSIPIGWSYFIGWLVLILYFTCAILCYFNHKSFWSLILSHPSGAVSCSSSFGLVEESPRAQTITDTPITQEGVLDPEQKDTHV
- the ODF4 gene encoding outer dense fiber protein 4 isoform X1 codes for the protein MDAEYSGNEFPRSEGERDQHQRPGKERKSGEAGWGTGELGQDGRLLSSTLSLSSNRSLGQRRNSPLPFQWRITHSFRWMAQVLASELSLVAFILLLVMAFSKKWLDLSRSRFYQRWPVDVSNRIHTSAHVMSMGLLHFCKSRSCSDLENGKGSFKLWTNQPMFKVAKLSFNLTLGLGLVLTIWLHLPYLPAVQKLPFVGLVGTILSFCEGASYLWKVTFIFSTLMLFPINIWIFELERNVSIPIGWSYFIGWLVLILYFTCAILCYFNHKSFWSLILSHPSGAVSCSSSFGLVEESPRAQTITDTPITQEGVLDPEQKDTHV